In the genome of Oncorhynchus clarkii lewisi isolate Uvic-CL-2024 chromosome 4, UVic_Ocla_1.0, whole genome shotgun sequence, one region contains:
- the LOC139406868 gene encoding leukosialin-like codes for MERIRLMLGALLLSLSLPSLPAQDNVTVTVPENATMAAPINEAVTMAASTPEATIETTSVPVVITRAQPAPESITPVTAIPKVNSVSVPTTDAITMVITNPEITSVQESTSDAPTTTSEAETMTPSPVTTEGPIDTTTPPGPKPTLSQDVLTTASYLPTTFQDHLTSVIPVWSLHTTPRLTEDSTYTPEPTPASEITVCHTEGLTTAPTSPSVNAAPGHATTPTTTHTSTDPDSTVAGVRVETGQPSLLWVIIVTLLIGVIFAGVVYCVCLVIRRKRQSRTEHFVSSFRNGKSSKRKKGAEEDAWAGPVKLGGGDREEDEGGEEGGSPEDNKREGAGTDVVLSTFIANETEGERGGPDGGVGVAGSKEAEKWEEKEPLLYIDEGVEEGQERMAPPSLSKSNPEKTGGERGEGENEKKMERGEGNGNKSN; via the coding sequence ATGGAGCGGATACGGCTGATGCTTGgggctctgctcctctccctctctctgcccagtCTCCCTGCTCAAGATAATGTCACTGTCACTGTACCTGAGAATGCCACCATGGCAGCACCTATTAATGAGGCAGTCACGATGGCAGCCTCTACACCGGAGGCCACCATAGAGACAACGTCTGTTCCTGTGGTCATCACTAGGGCACAGCCTGCCCCTGAAAGTATCACCCCGGTAACTGCTATTCCGAAAGTAAATTCTGTTTCAGTACCTACCACTGATGCCATCACTATGGTAATAACAAACCCTGAGATCACCAGCGTTCAGGAGTCCACATCTGATGCACCAACTACTACTTCAGAGGCTGAGACGATGACACCTTCCCCTGTGACCACTGAAGGGCCTATAGACACGACCACTCCACCTGGCCCTAAACCCACCCTCTCCCAAGACGTCCTTACAACCGCCTCTTATCTCCCAACCACTTTCCAGGACCACCTGACTTCTGTTATCCCAGTCTGGTCCCTCCACACCACCCCTCGTCTGACGGAGGACTCCACTTACACACCTGAACCTACACCTGCCTCAGAGATTACTGTCTGCCACACAGAGGGACTTACCACTGCACCCACCTCCCCATCGGTCAATGCCGCCCCCGGCCATGCCACGACCCCCACTACCACCCACACCTCCACAGATCCAGACTCTACGGTGGCTGGGGTCAGAGTGGAGACAGGTCAGCCCAGCTTGTTATGGGTCATCATCGTCACTCTCCTGATCGGGGTTATATTCGCGGGCGTGGTCTACTGTGTATGTCTGGTCATCAGACGAAAGAGGCAGAGCCGCACCGAGCACTTTGTGTCCAGCTTCCGGAACGGGAAGAGTTCCAAGCGGAAGAAAGGGGCGGAGGAAGACGCCTGGGCAGGGCCAGTGAAGCTAGGGGGTGGGGacagggaggaggatgagggtggggaggagggagggagcccAGAGGACAacaagagagagggggctggaaCGGATGTGGTGCTGAGCACATTCATAGCCAacgagactgagggagagaggggtgggcctGATGGGGGAGTAGGAGTGGCTGGGAGCAAGGAGGCAGAGAAATGGGAGGAGAAGGAGCCTCTGCTGTACATTgatgagggagtggaggagggacaAGAGAGGATGGCTCCTCCTTCactttcaaaatcgaacccagaaaagacaggaggggaaagaggggagggggaaaatgaaaaaaaaatggagaggggagaagggaatgGAAATAAATCAAATTAG